The region GCCTGGGCGCATTTTTGGTGATCAAGGGCGAGATGACCGCCGGGATGATGATCGCCGGCTCCATCCTCATGGGCCGCGTGCTCAGCCCCATCGACCAGTTGATTGCGGTGTGGAAGCAGTGGAGTTCGGCCAAGCTGGCCTACCAGCGGCTTGACGAGTTGCTGCGTGAATTCCCGCCGGAAGTTGAGCAGATGGCGTTGCCGGCCCCCAAGGGCCAGGTCAGTTTCGAGCAAGTCAGCGCAGGCCCGCCGGGGCGGCGCATGGCGACCTTGCATCAAGTCAGCTTCAGCCTCGGCGCGGGCGAAGTGCTGGGCGTGCTCGGCGCGTCGGGTTCGGGCAAATCCACCCTGGCCCGCGTGCTGGTGGGCGTGTGGCCAACCCTGGCCGGCACCGTGCGCCTGGACGGCGCGGATATTCATCGCTGGGACCGCGACGACCTTGGCCCGCATATCGGTTACTTGCCCCAGGACATCGAACTGTTCAGCGGCAGCATCGCCGACAACATCGCACGCTTTCGCGATGCCGACCCGGAACTCGTGGTCAGAGCCGCGCAACAAGCCGGTGTACATGAACTGATCCTGCGCCTGCCCCAAGGCTACGACACCGTGCTGGGCGATAACGGCGGCGGCCTCTCCGGTGGCCAGAAACAACGCGTGGCGCTGGCGCGTGCGCTGTACGGCGGCCCGCGCTTGATCGTGCTGGATGAGCCCAACTCCAACCTCGACACCGTCGGCGAAGCGGCCTTGGCCAGCGCCATCGTGCAGATGAAAGCCCAGGGCAGCAGCGTTGTGCTGGTGACTCACCGTTCCTCGGCGTTGGCCCAGGCCGACAAGTTACTGGTGCTCAACGAAGGGCGCCTGCAGGCGTTCGGGCCGAGCCAGGAAGTGCTGCGCGCCTTGTCGGGCCAGCAGGAAGCACCCCGCGAAAAGGCCGGCGTGAGCCTCAGCCGTCAGTACCAAGCCGGAAGGAATCCAGGCGCATGAGCAGCCTTATTGTTGAACCCCGTTTTGAACAGCGTGACGCCGGTTTCTTTGTCCGTATGGGCTGGTTGCTGACCCTGGTCGGCGCCGGTGGTTTTTTCCTCTGGGCCAGCCTGGCGCCGCTGGACCAGGGCATTCCGGTGCAAGGCACGGTGGTGGTGTCGGGCAAGCGCAAGGCGGTGCAAACCTTCAGCCCCGGCGTGGTCAGCCGGATCCTGGTGAAGGAAGGCGAACTGGTCAAACAGGGCCAGCCGCTGTTTCGCCTCGACCAGACCCAGAACCAGGCCGACGTGCAATCCCTGCAAGCCCAGTACAGCATGGCCTGGGCCAGCGTGGCGCGCTGGCAGAGTGAGCGTGACAACCGTTCCAGCATTGCCTTTCCTGCCGAGTTGAGCGCCAACCCTGATCCAGCGTTGGCGCTCGTTCTGGAAGGCCAGCGCCAACTGTTCAGCAGCCGTCGCGAAGCCTTTGCCCGCGAACAAGCCGGTATCCGCGCGAACATTGACGGCGCCACCTCACAGCTGAGCGGCATGCGTCGCGCCCGCAGCGACCTGACCGCCCAGGCGCAATCGCTGCGTGACCAACTGAGCAACCTGCAACCGTTGGCCGACAACGGCTACATCCCGCGCAACCGGCTAATGGAATACCAGCGCCAACTGTCCCAGGTTCAGCAAGACCTCGCCCAGAACACCGGCGAAAGCGGGCGTGTGGAGCAGGGCATCCTTGAGTCGCGCCTCAAGTTGCAGCAACACAGCGAGGAATATCAAAAGGAAGTACGCAGCCAACTGGCCGATGCGCAACTGCGCAGCCTGACCCTGGAGCAACAGCTCACCTCAGCCGGCTTCAACCTGCAACACAGCGAAATCAATGCGCCGGCCGATGGCATTGCGGTCAACCTCGGCGTGCACACCGAAGGTGCCGTGGTGCGTGCGGGCGAGACCCTGCTGGAAATTGTGCCGCAAGGCACGCGCCTGGAAGTCGAAGGGCACTTGCCGGTGCACCTGGTGGACAAGGTCGGTACGCACTTGCCGGTCGATATTCTCTTCACCGCCTTCAACCAGAGCCGCACGCCGCGGGTACCGGGGGAAGTCAGCCTGATCTCCGCCGACCAGATGCTCGATGAAAAAACCGGCGCGCCGTACTACGTGCTGCGCACCACTGTGAGCGAGGTGGCGCTGGCGAAGCTGCATGGCCTGGTGATCAAGCCGGGCATGCCCGCCGAGATGTTCGTGCGCACCGGCGAGCGCTCGTTGCTCAATTACTTGTTCAAGCCGCTGCTCGATCGCGCCGGCTCCGCGTTGACCGAGGAATGAGCATGAAGCCTGTGTTCCTCGCCTTTCTATTGAGCTGCACCGGTGCCCAAGCCGCCATGGGCCCGTTTGATGTCTACGAGCAGGCCCTGCGCAACGACCCGGTGTTTCTGGGTGCCATCAAGGAGCGCGACGCCGGCCTGGAAAACCGCACCATCGGTCGCGCCGGGCTGCTGCCGAGGCTGTCGTACAACTACAACAAGGGCCGCAACAACTCCAAAGCCACCTTGCCCGACGGGCGCGGCGGTAATTACCACGACAACCGTAACTACGACAGCTATGGCTCGACGTTCAGCCTGCAGCAGCCGCTGTTTGACTACGAAGCCTATGCCAACTACCGCAAGGGCGTGGCCCAGTCGCTGTTTGCCGATGAAAGCTTTCGCGACAAGAGCCAGGCGCTGCTGGTGCGGGTGCTGAGCTATTACACCCAGGCACTGTTTGCCCAGGACCAGATCGATATTGCCCGCGCCAAAAAGAAGGCCTTCGAGCAGCAGTTCCAGCAGAACCAGCACCTGTTCCAACAGGGCGAGGGCACTCGCACCGACATCCTCGAAGCCGAATCCCGTTACGAGCTGGCCACCGCCGAAGAAATCCAGGCGCTGGACGAACAAGACGCGTCGTTACGCGAGCTGGGTGCGTTGATCGGCGTGCAGAGCGTCAACATCAATGACCTGGCGCCACTGAACCAAAGCTTTGCCGCTTTCACGTTGACCCCGGCCAATTACGACACCTGGTATGAACTGGCGATCAGCAATAACCCCACGCTGGCCTCCCAGCGCCAGGCCGTGGAAGTGGCGCGTTATGAAGTGGAGCGCAACCGCGCCGGGCATCTGCCGAAGATCACCGCGTATGCCAGTTCACGCCAGCAGGAATCCGACAGCGGCAACACCTACAACCAGCGCTACGACACCAACACCATCGGCGTCGAAGTGAGCGTGCCGCTGTATGCCGGTGGCGGCATCTCGGCCTCTACCCGTCAGGCCAGTCGCAGCATGGAGCAGGCCGAGTACGAGCTGGAAGGCAAGACCCGCGAAACCCTGATTGAGCTGCGTCGCCAGTTCAGCGCCTGCCTGTCGGGGGTGAGCAAATTGCGCGCCTATCAAAAGGCCCTGACGTCGGCCGAGGCGCTGGTGGTGTCGACCAAGCAAAGCATCCTCGGCGGCGAGCGGGTCAACCTCGACGCGTTGAACGCCGAGCAGCAGTTGTACAGCACCCGTCGCGACCTGGCCCAGGCCCGGTATGACTACCTGATGGCCTGGACCAAATTGCACTACTACGCGGGCAACTTGCGCGACACCGACCTTGCGAAAGTCGATGAGGCCTTCGGCCCTGTGAAATGAGCACATATAAAAACAATAAGGATGGTTTAGATGATCACCGATTCACCGCGTTTCAAACCGTTTACCGCAGGCTCCTTGCTCCTGTTGTCCGTTGCGGCACAGGCGGCCTATATCGAGACCGGCCAACCCGGTAACCCTGCCAGTTGGCGTTCCGCCGAATTCCAGAGCGACTGGGGCCTGGGTCGCATGAAGGCGGATGAAGCCTATGCCACCGGCATCACCGGCAACGGGGTCAAGGTCGGTGCGCTGGACTCAGGCTTCGATCCCAATCACCCCGAGGCTTCCAAAGACCGCTATCACGCCGTCACCGCCACAGGCACCTACGTCGATGGCAGCCCGTTCAGCACCACCGGTGCGCTCAACCCCAATAACGACTCCCACGGCACCCATGTCACCGGCACCATGGGCGCCGCCCGTGATGGCACCGGCATGCACGGCGTGGCCTACAACGCGCAAATCTATGTGGGCAATACCAACGCCAACGACAGCTTCCTGTTTGGCCCGACCCCGGACCCCAAGTATTTCAAGGCGGTGTACAGCGCGTTGGTGGATTCCGGTGTGCGGGCCATCAACAACAGTTGGGGCAGCCAGCCCAAGGACGTCAGCTACCAAACCCTCGGCGACCTGCATGCGGCCTACGCCCAGCATTACAACCAGGGCACGTGGCTGGATGCGGCGGCGGACGTGGCAAAGGCCGGCGTTATCAACGTGTTCAGTGCCGGTAACAGCGGTTACGCGAACGCGAGCGTGCGTTCGGCCTTGCCGTATTTCCAGCCGGAACTGGAAGGCCACTGGTTGGCCGTGTCGGGTTTGGACAAGGCGAATAACCAGAAATACAACAAGTGCGGGATCGCCAAATACTGGTGCATTTCCACACCGGGCGCGCTGATCAACAGCACCGTTCCCGATGGCGGTTATGGGGTGAAATCCGGCACCTCGATGTCGGCGCCCCATGCCACGGGCGCGCTGGCGCTGGTCATGGAACGCTACCCGTACATGACCAATGAGCAAGCGTTGCAGGTGCTGTTGACCACCGCCACGCAGCTCGACGGTTCGCTCACCCAGGCACCCAACACCACTGTGGGCTGGGGCGTGCCAGACCTCGGCCGGGCAATGCACGGGCCGGGGCAATTGCTTGGCCCGATGAATGTCAGCCTGGCCGCCGGGCAGGGTGATGTCTGGAGCAATGCAATCTCCGATCAGGCCTTGCTCCAGCGCCAGGCCGAGGACCGCGCCGAGCACAGCGCCTGGCAGCAAACCCTGGTCGACAAGGGCTGGCAAAATGGTGTGGGCGCGACCGCCAGCCAGCAGGACAAGACCGATTACGCCGTTGGCAACGCCCGCGACCAGGCCGCTGCAAACCGGGTATATGAAGGCAGCCTGATCAAATCCGGTGCCGGCAGCCTGGTACTCAGCGGCGAAAGCACCTACCGTGGCGCGACCACCGTTAATGGGGGGTTGTTGGCCGTGAATGGCGCGTTGACCTCGGCCGTGACCGTCAACACCAGCGGCACACTCGGCGGTTCCGGGCGTATCGGCGCCTTGTCGGTGAACAGCGGTGGCACGGTGGCACCGGGCAATTCCGTGGGCACTTTGCAGGTGGCCGGCGATGTGAACCTGGGCGCGGGCTCCACGTATGCGGTGGAACTGACCCCCACCAGCAGCGACCGCATTGTCGCGGGCGGCAAGGCCGTGCTGGGCGGCGGCACCGTAACCCTGGCGCTGGAAAACAGCCCGACGTTACTCAGCCAGAACCAGGTGCACAGCCTGATTGGCCAGCAATACACCATCCTCCAGGCGGCGGGTGGCATCCAGGGCCAGTTTGGCCAGGTACTGCCCAACTACGTGTTCCTCGGCGGCACACTCGACTACGCCGCCAATGGCGTGCAGTTGGACGTGGGGCGCAACAACGCCACATTCGCCAGCGTCGCCGCCACCCGTAACCAGCGCAACGTTGCGGCCGCCGCCGAGCAACTCGGCGCCGGTAACCCGGTGTATGAGAGCGTGTTGGTGTCGGACTCGGTCGCCACCGCCCGCCAAGGCTTGCAGCAATTGTCCGGTGAAATCTACCCGGCGATTGGCGCGATGCTGATCAACGACAGCCTGCAACTGCGCGACGCCGTCGGCGAGCGCCTGCGCCATGTGCCGGTGAACGGTGAAAGCAACCTGTGGCTCAAGGCGCTCGGCGCCTGGGGCAAGACCGACAGCCGCAGCGAAACGGCTGGCGCCAACACCTCGATCGGCGGCCTGCTGGCCGGTGTCGACGGTGCACTCGACGAGCAGACCCGTGTGGGTGTGGTTGCCGGCTACAGCGACAGCTCGCTGAATATGGGCAGCGGCACGCATTCGTCGGCGTCCATCGACAGTTACCACTTCGGCGCGTATGCCGGGCGTGAATTGGGCGACTGGCGCGTCAGCGTCGGCGGTGCCTACAGCTGGCATCGCGGCGATGTGAAGCGTGAGTTGCAATACGGCGAAGTCAGCGGCAAGCAAAAGACCAAGCTGGACGCGCGCACGGCCCAGCTGTTCACCGAAGCCGCGTACCGCATTCACCTGCAACCGCTGGCGCTGGAACCGTTCGCCAACCTGGCCTACGTGCACCTGGACAGTGACTCTTTCCACGAAAAAGGCGATGCCGCAGCGCTTGAGCGTGGCAGTGATCGGCGCGATGCCGTGCTCAGCACCCTTGGTGTGCGGGCGCTGAAAACCCTGCCTCTGAATGACCATCAGCAGCTTGAACTCTCCGGTTCCCTGGGCTGGCA is a window of Pseudomonas antarctica DNA encoding:
- a CDS encoding type I secretion system permease/ATPase yields the protein MAKSHAVAPLFRALGEYKSILISIGCFTALINLLMLVPSIYMLQVYDRVLSSQNETTLVMLTLMVVGFFAFIGTLEVVRSFIVIRIGSQLERRFNLRVYKAAFERNLQRGQGHAGQSLGDLTVIRQFITGPALFAFFDAPWFPIYLFVIFLFNVWLGVLATAGAVLLIALACLNEYLTKKPLGEAGAFSQQSTQLATSHLHNAETIQAMGMLGALRKRWFAVHSQFLGYQNTASDTGSVITSLSKSLRLCLQSLVLGLGAFLVIKGEMTAGMMIAGSILMGRVLSPIDQLIAVWKQWSSAKLAYQRLDELLREFPPEVEQMALPAPKGQVSFEQVSAGPPGRRMATLHQVSFSLGAGEVLGVLGASGSGKSTLARVLVGVWPTLAGTVRLDGADIHRWDRDDLGPHIGYLPQDIELFSGSIADNIARFRDADPELVVRAAQQAGVHELILRLPQGYDTVLGDNGGGLSGGQKQRVALARALYGGPRLIVLDEPNSNLDTVGEAALASAIVQMKAQGSSVVLVTHRSSALAQADKLLVLNEGRLQAFGPSQEVLRALSGQQEAPREKAGVSLSRQYQAGRNPGA
- a CDS encoding HlyD family type I secretion periplasmic adaptor subunit → MSSLIVEPRFEQRDAGFFVRMGWLLTLVGAGGFFLWASLAPLDQGIPVQGTVVVSGKRKAVQTFSPGVVSRILVKEGELVKQGQPLFRLDQTQNQADVQSLQAQYSMAWASVARWQSERDNRSSIAFPAELSANPDPALALVLEGQRQLFSSRREAFAREQAGIRANIDGATSQLSGMRRARSDLTAQAQSLRDQLSNLQPLADNGYIPRNRLMEYQRQLSQVQQDLAQNTGESGRVEQGILESRLKLQQHSEEYQKEVRSQLADAQLRSLTLEQQLTSAGFNLQHSEINAPADGIAVNLGVHTEGAVVRAGETLLEIVPQGTRLEVEGHLPVHLVDKVGTHLPVDILFTAFNQSRTPRVPGEVSLISADQMLDEKTGAPYYVLRTTVSEVALAKLHGLVIKPGMPAEMFVRTGERSLLNYLFKPLLDRAGSALTEE
- a CDS encoding TolC family outer membrane protein, which produces MKPVFLAFLLSCTGAQAAMGPFDVYEQALRNDPVFLGAIKERDAGLENRTIGRAGLLPRLSYNYNKGRNNSKATLPDGRGGNYHDNRNYDSYGSTFSLQQPLFDYEAYANYRKGVAQSLFADESFRDKSQALLVRVLSYYTQALFAQDQIDIARAKKKAFEQQFQQNQHLFQQGEGTRTDILEAESRYELATAEEIQALDEQDASLRELGALIGVQSVNINDLAPLNQSFAAFTLTPANYDTWYELAISNNPTLASQRQAVEVARYEVERNRAGHLPKITAYASSRQQESDSGNTYNQRYDTNTIGVEVSVPLYAGGGISASTRQASRSMEQAEYELEGKTRETLIELRRQFSACLSGVSKLRAYQKALTSAEALVVSTKQSILGGERVNLDALNAEQQLYSTRRDLAQARYDYLMAWTKLHYYAGNLRDTDLAKVDEAFGPVK
- a CDS encoding autotransporter serine protease, coding for MITDSPRFKPFTAGSLLLLSVAAQAAYIETGQPGNPASWRSAEFQSDWGLGRMKADEAYATGITGNGVKVGALDSGFDPNHPEASKDRYHAVTATGTYVDGSPFSTTGALNPNNDSHGTHVTGTMGAARDGTGMHGVAYNAQIYVGNTNANDSFLFGPTPDPKYFKAVYSALVDSGVRAINNSWGSQPKDVSYQTLGDLHAAYAQHYNQGTWLDAAADVAKAGVINVFSAGNSGYANASVRSALPYFQPELEGHWLAVSGLDKANNQKYNKCGIAKYWCISTPGALINSTVPDGGYGVKSGTSMSAPHATGALALVMERYPYMTNEQALQVLLTTATQLDGSLTQAPNTTVGWGVPDLGRAMHGPGQLLGPMNVSLAAGQGDVWSNAISDQALLQRQAEDRAEHSAWQQTLVDKGWQNGVGATASQQDKTDYAVGNARDQAAANRVYEGSLIKSGAGSLVLSGESTYRGATTVNGGLLAVNGALTSAVTVNTSGTLGGSGRIGALSVNSGGTVAPGNSVGTLQVAGDVNLGAGSTYAVELTPTSSDRIVAGGKAVLGGGTVTLALENSPTLLSQNQVHSLIGQQYTILQAAGGIQGQFGQVLPNYVFLGGTLDYAANGVQLDVGRNNATFASVAATRNQRNVAAAAEQLGAGNPVYESVLVSDSVATARQGLQQLSGEIYPAIGAMLINDSLQLRDAVGERLRHVPVNGESNLWLKALGAWGKTDSRSETAGANTSIGGLLAGVDGALDEQTRVGVVAGYSDSSLNMGSGTHSSASIDSYHFGAYAGRELGDWRVSVGGAYSWHRGDVKRELQYGEVSGKQKTKLDARTAQLFTEAAYRIHLQPLALEPFANLAYVHLDSDSFHEKGDAAALERGSDRRDAVLSTLGVRALKTLPLNDHQQLELSGSLGWQHSLTAVDSEEHLAFVAGGPSFAVRSSPLLRDAALVGVQASLALSPTTRVNLDYNGQLGGREKTQGVGLSLNWQF